The Cricetulus griseus strain 17A/GY chromosome 9, alternate assembly CriGri-PICRH-1.0, whole genome shotgun sequence genome has a segment encoding these proteins:
- the Slc1a5 gene encoding neutral amino acid transporter B(0) isoform X2 gives MVVDPPKADTKGVTAVDGTANGALALLGSGEDQGAKAGGCCGSWEQARRCLRANLLVLLTVAAVVAGVVIGLGVSAAGGAEALGPARLAAFGFPGELLLRLLKMIILPLVVCSLIGGAASLDPSALGRVGAWALLFFLVTTLLASALGVGLALALKPGVAVSAINCSVGDGSGHKTPPKEVLDSFLDLMRNIFPSNLVSAAFRSYSTSYELRTSEKQLTTDCAHRETNATLVQVGGEVEGMNILGLVVFAIVFGVALRKLGPEGELLIRFFNSFNDATMVLVSWIMWYAPVGILFLVASKIVEMEDIRQLFIRLGKYVLCCLLGHAIHGLLVLPLIYFVFTRQNPYRFLWGIMTPLATAFGTSSSSATLPLMMKCVEEKNGVAKHISRFILPIGATVNMDGAALFQCVAAVFIAQLNGVSLDFVKIITILVTATASSVGAAGIPAGGVLTLAIILEAVSLPVKDISLILAVDWLVDRSCTIINVEGDAFGAGLLQSYVDRTKTPSSEPELIQVKNETSLNPLPLAPEEGNPLLKQYRGPAGDAAACEKESVM, from the exons ATGGTGGTGGATCCCCCTAAGGCCGACACCAAGGGGGTGACGGCGGTGGATGGCACCGCCAACGGTGCCCTGGCGCTGCTGGGCTCCGGGGAGGACCAAGGCGCGAAAGCGGGTGGCTGCTGCGGTTCCTGGGAGCAGGCGCGCCGCTGCCTTCGCGCCAACCTGCTGGTGCTGCTCACGGTGGCGGCCGTGGTGGCCGGCGTGGTGATAGGGCTGGGGGTCTCGGCGGCGGGCGGTGCCGAAGCGCTGGGCCCCGCGCGCCTGGCCGCCTTCGGCTTCCCGGGCGAGCTGCTGCTGCGTCTGCTAAAGATGATCATCCTGCCGCTGGTGGTGTGCAGCCTGATCGGAGGCGCCGCCAGCCTGGACCCCAGCGCGCTGGGCCGCGTGGGCGCCTGGGCGCTGCTCTTCTTCCTGGTCACCACGCTGCTCGCGTCCGCGCTCGGCGTGGGTTTGGCTTTGGCGCTGAAGCCGGGCGTCGCCGTTAGCGCCATCAACTGCTCGGTCGGAGACGGCAGTGGCCACAAGACACCCCCCAAGGAGGTGCTGGATTCCTTCCTGGATCTCATGAG GAATATTTTCCCCTCCAATCTGGTGTCTGCTGCATTCCGCTCT TATTCTACTTCATACGAACTCAGAACATCTGAGAAACAG CTGACTACTGACTGTGCACACAGAGAGACCAACGCCACCCTGGTCCAG GTGGGAGGTGAGGTCGAGGGCATGAACATCCTGGGCCTGGTGGTGTTCGCTATCGTCTTTGGTGTGGCTCTCAGGAAGCTGGGGCCTGAGGGCGAACTGCTCATCCGTTTCTTCAACTCCTTCAATGATGCCACCATGGTCCTGGTCTCCTGGATTATGTG GTACGCCCCTGTGGGCATCCTGTTCCTGGTGGCCAGCAAGATTGTGGAGATGGAAGACATCCGCCAGCTGTTCATCAGACTGGGCAAGTACGTCCTGTGCTGTCTCCTGGGCCATGCCATCCACGGGCTCCTGGTTCTGCCCCTCATCTACTTCGTCTTCACCCGCCAAAACCCCTATCGATTCCTGTGGGGTATCATGACGCCACTGGCCACGGCTTTTGGGACCTCTTCTAG CTCTGCCACGCTGCCCCTGATGATGAAATGTGTAGAGGAGAAGAACGGGGTGGCCAAACACATCAGCCGGTTCATCCTGCCCATCGGCGCCACCGTCAACATGGATGGGGCGGCGCTGTTCCAGTGTGTGGCGGCCGTGTTCATTGCTCAGCTGAATGGGGTGTCCCTGGACTTCGTGAAGATCATTACCATCCT ggTCACAGCTACCGCATCCAGCGTGGGCGCCGCAGGCATCCCTGCCGGCGGGGTCCTCACGCTTGCCATCATCTTGGAAGCCGTCAGCCTCCCTGTCAAAGACATCTCCTTGATCTTGGCTGTGGACTGGCTAGT GGACAGGTCCTGTACCATCATCAATGTGGAAGGTGACGCCTTCGGGGCCGGACTGCTTCAAAGTTATGTGGATCGAACCAAGACGCCGAGCTCGGAGCCTGAACTGATCCAGGTGAAGAACGAAACGTCTCTGAATCCACTGCCCCTGGCCCCAGAGGAGGGGAACCCCCTTCTCAAGCAGTACCGAGGACCCGCCGGGGACGCTGCCGCGTGTGAAAAGGAGTCTGTCATGTGA
- the Slc1a5 gene encoding neutral amino acid transporter B(0) isoform X3 — MNILGLVVFAIVFGVALRKLGPEGELLIRFFNSFNDATMVLVSWIMWYAPVGILFLVASKIVEMEDIRQLFIRLGKYVLCCLLGHAIHGLLVLPLIYFVFTRQNPYRFLWGIMTPLATAFGTSSSSATLPLMMKCVEEKNGVAKHISRFILPIGATVNMDGAALFQCVAAVFIAQLNGVSLDFVKIITILVTATASSVGAAGIPAGGVLTLAIILEAVSLPVKDISLILAVDWLVDRSCTIINVEGDAFGAGLLQSYVDRTKTPSSEPELIQVKNETSLNPLPLAPEEGNPLLKQYRGPAGDAAACEKESVM, encoded by the exons ATGAACATCCTGGGCCTGGTGGTGTTCGCTATCGTCTTTGGTGTGGCTCTCAGGAAGCTGGGGCCTGAGGGCGAACTGCTCATCCGTTTCTTCAACTCCTTCAATGATGCCACCATGGTCCTGGTCTCCTGGATTATGTG GTACGCCCCTGTGGGCATCCTGTTCCTGGTGGCCAGCAAGATTGTGGAGATGGAAGACATCCGCCAGCTGTTCATCAGACTGGGCAAGTACGTCCTGTGCTGTCTCCTGGGCCATGCCATCCACGGGCTCCTGGTTCTGCCCCTCATCTACTTCGTCTTCACCCGCCAAAACCCCTATCGATTCCTGTGGGGTATCATGACGCCACTGGCCACGGCTTTTGGGACCTCTTCTAG CTCTGCCACGCTGCCCCTGATGATGAAATGTGTAGAGGAGAAGAACGGGGTGGCCAAACACATCAGCCGGTTCATCCTGCCCATCGGCGCCACCGTCAACATGGATGGGGCGGCGCTGTTCCAGTGTGTGGCGGCCGTGTTCATTGCTCAGCTGAATGGGGTGTCCCTGGACTTCGTGAAGATCATTACCATCCT ggTCACAGCTACCGCATCCAGCGTGGGCGCCGCAGGCATCCCTGCCGGCGGGGTCCTCACGCTTGCCATCATCTTGGAAGCCGTCAGCCTCCCTGTCAAAGACATCTCCTTGATCTTGGCTGTGGACTGGCTAGT GGACAGGTCCTGTACCATCATCAATGTGGAAGGTGACGCCTTCGGGGCCGGACTGCTTCAAAGTTATGTGGATCGAACCAAGACGCCGAGCTCGGAGCCTGAACTGATCCAGGTGAAGAACGAAACGTCTCTGAATCCACTGCCCCTGGCCCCAGAGGAGGGGAACCCCCTTCTCAAGCAGTACCGAGGACCCGCCGGGGACGCTGCCGCGTGTGAAAAGGAGTCTGTCATGTGA